The sequence below is a genomic window from Paramisgurnus dabryanus chromosome 4, PD_genome_1.1, whole genome shotgun sequence.
aagACAGAAGCGgacgaaagtggacaaaagagatcgatttaaataccaggtgtaaacctggtgtgtctctctcatccacttgtgatccgatcgacgaaaacacatcttaataccaagtgttaACAGCCCCTTAGTGGTGGTTtgaaatagttttttaaatCGCATTTCCAGAAATTAATTTCAATCTGACCGAcctgatcgcatttgtgtagcttttcgtTTATGTCATGCTGTTGTGTCACGCAAGATGTAAACACGTCAGACATCGAGGCAGATTATCATGCCAGCGCAatgtcattgccatagaaacagtgcagataatcaGGAAAATGGCAGAATGCTACAGGACACACAGATcggatctgaacagttgtgatacacaatatGAACAGTGAGTCTGTCAAATCGGATATAAACTGAAGGATTGGATTCCTGATATCTGCCTCCTCTTCATCATATCCTTATAAATGATTTTGAATACTTATTAATCAGACACTAATCATTATTTTATCATCCCAGATATTATTTTCAGGAAATTCTTCATTCTTAAGAAATAAGCTTGTTTCtcaatattaaaatcacaagtGAAACAATTACTTCTGCCACATAAATATAACTGTGCTTTCTGTGAGAAATCACTtcttataatgtttttattacacttCCCAAACAACCAGTCCTTGGAGAAAGGTTGGACTAAAGATGGTATGACCTATGGCCTTCACACGTCATTTTGTTCCTAAACTCGGCCTTCTAGCTGTCATACTATCACTCAAACTGGATGTGCTCTGAACTGGATGTCCATGTGTGGAAGTTCTACATTTGTCTATAGCGTTGGTTCCCAATTCCAGTCCTCAGGCCCCcatcccagaatgttttagatgtatCTTTATATGAAACTCCTGATTTCACTCATCAggctccttaattaacacactaacatctgatgaactgaatcaggtgttttatacATGGCGACATCTATAATGTTCTGTGAGGGAGGGGGGGCGAGGACTGGAATTGAGAACCAGTGACTTAAACCAATCAAAATCATGACATTTGACATAATGACGTAGTTTTATAAGCTCTGTTAGAGTACAAATATCTGTGTATTGTAATGTATGAGTAGAGCGTCTTAGGAACTTCTTGCCGAGTGTTTCGGCTGACTTCTGCAAAGTGAACTGCAAAGAATTCTCTTCAGTAAAATTTCTTCTGTTAATTTCATCCCTGACTTCTGGTCTTCATTTATCATTACTGATCAACGAGTCTTAACTGTAATTCCCCTACAgcaccaaaatcagatttggactgacagtgacAATGTTCACACTGCCATCAAAATCTGATTTTCTGCTCATATGTGACCCATGTCTGTCTCTTTGTATGACCGTGTGAACAGCACAAACCACATGGAATCTGAACTTTTCGATTCTGATTTGAGCCACTTCCATATGCAAAACCACTTAAAACATTCAAgacattaaatattaagattCTGTTGCACATCGCCTTATACATGAAAGGCCCTAACACGCAAATAAGTGTGTTTGACTTTCCTGAAGCGTTGTCCAGATGAACGACCCGCACGTGACCCGGAAGCAGACTGGCTTGGCTCGTATGCTCGACTGGCTGGTCTCCGCAGCTCCATATGTAGTCTGCACGTTCATTTCCGTATTACCGCATGcaacgttattttgtgcatGCAATGCAGTTCAGGACCACAAACCGTTCACACAGCTGTCTGATTTTATCCACGCAATGTGAACAGTCAAAAAAAATTGGATctgagcaaaaaaaatctgaattaaGCTCAGActcattttggataataaagtttattgttaaacacacctgcctatattacatatcttCACATCATTTCAAAACACTctggggtccaaaaacgcggtGCTGCGTTTTGACGTGCTTTCTCCTCATCAAAGCAGAATCATTTGAAAGACCCTGTAAATGGTCTTCTTTAAtttgtgtacattcacaataacaacaaatctttgtttttttgtcaAATAGAGAAAATATTGTTTCATGTGAATGAGTGAGTAAAatggtttttacatttttttgtagcAAATTCCCAACTCTTTTTTTTGTTGgtgaaaaaaatgtttactaTGTGTTCCTTCGCCTTATTTCAGcaactttttttactaaccatgcataaacataatttaacaagaaaaaagccaagggtcaagagtccaactaaaacaaacactgatcaccattatggtgactttaaatgacacaaatcatcaacatctaaacctaataagtgaattgtgttttctacaacaatattttttttataacaataatgttttataacagttttgaaataataaaatgcaacatttctctatcatttacataacaagcaaacaagtcaatataaaaacagttgttgttttgtgtgaacattaaaaaatGACACATGACACCattgtttttaaaacaatttttatatttatgttatgTTAACATTTTGGGGAATTTTCAAGGAACATTCTTAAACTGTTTTCTTTTAGCTGGGTTGTTTTTCAGTATGTTTCCTCTGATGAGCGTGAAAATGTCCAGAATAGGCAAATTTCTGTCCACAGATTGAGCACtggtaaggtttctctccagtgtgaactctctgatgggtCTTCAGGCCATCTGATCGAGCAAACGTCTTCTCAcaatgagagcatttgtaaggtttttcacctgtatgaattctctggtgttttattacattttgaggTTGACTAAAACTCTCCCCACAAAcactacagtgatgaggtttctcaCAAGTGTGAACTCTCTTATGAAGTCTGAAATTAGATGGACTTgagaagctctttccacagatcgagcagacgtaaggtttctctccggtgtgaattcTCTCATGGACTTTTAGGGTCTGTGAAAGAGCAAATGTCTGCTCACAAtaagagcatttgtaaggtttctcacctgtatgagttctctggtgaTTCACCAAACTGTCATGTCGactaaaactctttccacaaacACTACAGTGATGAAGTTTCTCTCCAGTAGGAACTCTCTGATGAACTTTGACATGAGATGGATCAGGGAAGCTCTTTCTACAGATTGAGCAGAAGAAAGGTTTTTCTCCAATGTGATCTCTCTCATGGGTTATCAAGTGACCTAACTCAGTAAACATCatctcacactgagagcatttgaaagggttttctcctgtatgaattctcgtgTGTTTCACAAAATTGTCATATCGagtaaaactcttcccacaaagattacagtgatgaggtttctctccagtgtgaattctctgatGAACAATAATAGCACTTAGAGCAGTGAAGCTCTTTTCACAAATCGAGCAGTagtaaggtttctctccggtgtgaattcTTTCATGGACGGTCAGATAAGATTTTAGACTGAAACGtttatcacagtgtgaacaTTGATAGAGTTTATCAGagtgtgtttttttgtgtgacTTTAGACAACCTGAATCCCTAAAGGCTTTGTCACATTGACTGCACTTATATGGTCTCTCGTTGGTGTGTATACGCACATGACTCTTCAAACAggtgttttctgagaatctctTCTCACAGTGAGGACACTCGTATGGCttttctcctgtgtgaattCTCTTATGAACATCAAGACTTCGTTTGGTGGTGAAGTATTTGCCACATTCAGTGCAGTGGAAAGACTTTACATcactgtgtgtcctcatgtgaACCTTTAGATTAGAGGAAGAGCCACAAACCTTCCCACACTGCTCACAGTGAAactgcttcttcttctctgtGTCCTCTTCTGATtgaagtttcttctcttgtaaggtagtaaagctgatctcagatctggtgcagagtttctgttctgtgtgttttctctctgaATGTCTCTGTGAGCTCAATGTCTCTTCATTGGCGATGCAGGAAGTCTTCAcactcttcacatctgaaagaaacatgaaaCAATTAAATCACATCAGAtaaatcaatttaaaaaatatattttatttagaatAAAGGCAAACAGGTTGTTTTTGTTAACaatagttaatgcattagctatcACAAACTAACAATGAATGAATACTTCAACagcatttcattttaatttcaactagtgatgcaccgatgtatcggccgccgatatttatcggccgatttttgatgaatttgaaaccatcggcatatcggcaatagcacgagaaaggccgataccgattgtttattaattaactgcataaagaaatccattatatgtaaaaaatgagttaaagttgttaataaaataaatgctgaatagcaaaaaccacctttgaaggttgtcatgctgtcttattatatttgttttagcttaatttgtgcctctcttattatgttggtcagttgaatagaccaactgtataggattgtataaaagtgtttaatatcggtatcggccagaagttgtctgtttaaatcggtatcggtccaaaaaatcctatcggtgcatccctaatttcaACCTTTACtaacacatttataaaatcatgcgTTGTagctgttaacattaattaatgtacagtgaactaacatgaatgactgtattaacattaactaacaggaacaagaattaatacatgttgataaactatattgttcattgtttttCATGTTAGTTGATGAATCTACTAATGtttaatacaaccttattgtaaagtgcttCTAGTTATATATAGTGACAGTTCTAGACTTTTTTTGTCTTATTAAAGCCTACATGCCTGTTGCTCAAAAAGATATCATAATTTCCTTTAAGATTTTAGTCCTTAAAGTGTTTTGGTCTTTTGATTGAGTTTGTGACAAACTCTTTTATACAACAGCTACCGTATTTTCCAGACTGTAAGTCGCactttttttcatagtttggctggtcctgcgacttatagtcaggtgcgactaatatgtcaaaattaattcacaaTGACTAACATGAAccaagagacaacattacctTCTACAGCCACAAAAGTACCCTATAtactgctcctgtatttatgtatttatgatTCATTGATGTGGGATGAGATTGGAAGCTCTGTGAACTTGATTCTTGTTGGCTTGTAATGTTAATgtagcctattcagcctccaggtatgttctgtattgTGTTAGCTGAATAACTGTTAATGCTGCGTTAACATTAACACCttttcagcctgctgttctgtctgctattTTTTAGTTGAAAAACTTTCCTTTTCAGaataaatgtctgttcttggggttggattttgtgaaataattttctaaataaatgtgacttatagtccagtgcgacttatatatgtttttcctCTTCATGACACATTTTTTGACTGATAATAATTATACTCCAGAGCGACTAATAGTCTGGAAAATATGGTACTCAAATGACAGTTAATCGACTAATCAGATAAAACAAGTATTTACTTATTCCAACTTATTATATTATAGCTATAAGGCACTAAATTAGCGTATTCATGTGtaaaagtgtacttttaaaagtttaaaaaccaCACACTACTACACAGTTTAACTAATTTAATCCATAAGCGGATAACTACAGGGTTCCTACAGGTTTCTTCAAGTTAAATTCaagtctttttaagacctttttaagaccatttatataaaaaattaatacccatTTCACTTCCTTACcagcaaagaaaaactaaaatacttgaacttgtgttcatttatttttccgatgtgaaatgggtaaaaagattataagccaagcaagtgtgaaaattttttttcagtaggccatagaaagtttgccaaacaatgtaaagttgttaaggaatttctgagattttctttgatttttcccgcttctcctttgcctgttgctgtgttgtgttgcagtctatgattgtggtgatcttcatttactgaaggcatcacgtgttcgcagtattttgtactgtgacccgggactgtgttgcgttctcaattattggatccgccactctttatttatactactttattaaacaaacagagatgcaaacacatgtatgttcaaaaaagagaaaggtaaTCTAAGCCCTCACACCCAGGCAAATATCCAGATACTTAGGCTACATTGCCACAGACCCCTGCCATCCCTACCAACCTAGGTATATAGAGACAAATGAAATTCGAAAATCAAAAGACGCCGAaattaccgtaaaacttcaaataatagccgggtcccaaatagacgcctgtctcttttagacgcctggtgtgacgacaggtttgggtaaataaacgcctgtctcaaataaaggcctggtctgttttttagtttcgggttgtatttaatcttctaaaaccCGTCAGATAGTCTGTTTAAGACAATTCTATGGTGCAGATTACACACGCTAAAGTTTTGATTACCTGTAGATGTCACGTGACAGACGCAGTCGTTCCGTTACTcatcactatgacaacacaacGAGCTTCGTCGCCAGGATTGAGGTGATGATGACAGTAGCGAAGAGGCAATCGGGAGTCGGGACTTTTCCctgtgggccggtagtgttttgaggccgctgataatagccgggctttcagtcttttgtcatgcatgcactcccgccacacattgtatttctcacgcggaaacactatttatcatatttaatatgctgcagcgccaaaatgtatctggccgcactgctctctctctctctatcaagcccgtcttccctagagttctagtcgagcgagccaatacaaaaaaagagaaagaggctacacaatagccaatcagaaaatagcactgttgtatctgggtaagatttcacgcaacaaccaataaaaaaaacatatccttGTTTGCTATATTTATACTGCCAATAATTTAAGACTGTTGTTATTACAcaaactaatttgttaaacacattcaaattaaaaataaaacgtaatatgtggtaacctcctgctgtcatgctgaaacaattaaattaaaagcctgtctcttatagacgcctgtctcttttagacgcctggtgtgatgataggtttgggaaaataaaagcccgggctattatttgaagttttacggtaatttggaatattcaatttcattttttatgttaaaccaaaactcttattgaactatctagcacttcttcttgctttactccttcttcctcttcttcctggccacctcctgcaacgtatccagggccttccatctggctgcattcatttatattaatttcacattatatttcataaatccaaccataaatgaacaaagctgacaatgtttgtcaaagcatcacaaaacactttactgtttttgcactgacatatgaagcaatacttgtgtagatgaccccttttatcaaactcttttgaatacaataatatgtatagtatattaatgatagaaagtgcaggtctagagattataaatgtaatcggtgtgttatggtttatgtagttttctttccttttttagatagagcagaagcagtaaaagtgcctattttaattcctctcttgcagattaaaagagcttaatccacttattattttagattcaaaagtctacttgctgtcccagtgactggtgactttatattagagctttgcgttttttatatctagagtcagcttgagctttgctcgtgcaatgggcttaattaacattcacattgcttttttgctaccatctttgtgatctttgagcaaactttttagatataaaaagatggttcattaataataacattattaaacaaagggacggagaaagaaagtgcagcgcgtggtcgtgactttcaaaccaagccagttgttatcgcaaTAGAAACGGAGGCACGCAGCTTGAAACTGCACGTGAACATTAGCGCTGACTGACCTTGATCACGGCCGTTTTcctatcgactcgggttttacacataatgttaatcggacccggtcctccgtgaaaacctctatgaatacaactctgctcaagttcagaaacatgttacgctgaactcgcttcatgtcgcacccaattcatcgagaaacagagagcatgtgaacgtacagcagactcatcgggagagacacgatgtgctcgcaaccaaaatgccattaataataaaaaggcGCAGGCGCTGAAAAGCGATGTGTTTGCATCCctgatttaatcaaaatgtggttgacaaagaaacttttaaggaaaaatacaatatggagaagttacatacagcacaatttttaagacccatacatcaaaatttaagacttttttaagtctttttatggtattatttccaaattcataaattcaatgcttttaaggctttttaagaccccgcgggaaccctgtaACTATGTTGTATGGCAAAAGAGCACTGAACTTGCAGCactgatgatgttactgcgcgccaaggtcgaagtgctgaaaactaagtgctcttccaccatacaatatagttctcattttttatctgcttagaaaatggccacgttttattttgtggcaacATACTTATTTACTACTCATGTAAAAGtcttaaaataggaaaaacatgaaagagtttggtggcttctaaattcatccctgtttggatcctaaggaatgaatggggctagactaaatgctaacacattcacaacttACTGTGCAAAgataaagtgcacgcattgaaaaaaaataggtatgtattaattcatccaagttgaggtaagaacatagtaaaacaatgaaaaaattgtggtgttttcctttaacaattTGGTCCCACAAAAGTTACTGGATTAAAaattttacaaatacacaataAATAACGGAGGAGACATACCTGACAGAATAAACTCATGAACATTATGATTGTCTTCATATTCATCTGGTGTGGGTTTTGTTTTGATCTCCATCGTGAGGTTTGTGCAGTCGATGAgtttgactgaacacatcttgagtttggtctgcaggatctgctgctgttctccagcgttccagacagaatccagagactctgtggaggtttgatcagtagattcctcatcctgtaagccctgattactgtcacacactgtagtgtcctgAGCGTCTGTGGGCTTTGACTCAGTATAACAGAGTAAAGTCAGACTGAGCTCGGAGTCCTGTGTGGAAGAttcacaacaaacacacacagagtaagattagaaatgatttgatgttgtctgattcaggtaaaggatgtttaagctgtacaaacctctctcttcagtccttcatctcctcttaacctcagctttgtctccagtaacgccacctctttcttcagctgagagatttctgtgatgaaatcatcaatatccagcatggacagatcagttcctactgatttacagcacatcacatccatcatcaacactaaaatacacagagacaagactctgtaaacactcaagagagaaaaacactgaggacaaacaaacacatcacacgcgagctctttctttctttctttctttagtgggTTTATCGGCGGACTTAAGAGCTGTAgagcgcctcctgctgtactggagagagaagACACTCAACACTTCATTCATCTCTCATTCATTACACAAGAAGGTTGATGTTTCTTCATGATGTCCTAGTTAAGGCTGTCACGATGATGATTTTAAACAAAGCTAAAGATCTATTCTATCTATAGCGATTTGAGATTTGCATATGAGAAAAGGGTTGTGGATAAAATAGTGcttaagaaagaaaataaagataaaaaGCATCAAGCATTTGATGAAGTCATAAAGATGGGACATTGTATAGAAAAATAACTATTAACAAATGCCAAGTAGTTAAAATTATTGAAATAAAGTGTTGAGTGTTTTCTCTCTCCTGTACAGCAGGAGGCAGGAGGAGCAACTCTTGATTATGGATGCCTAGCATAAATCTCAGCAGCAGAATCGCATCTTAAGAAGCTTGATGTGGAACAAGCACAGGCACTCCGGATTTGTGCAAGAGCATTTAAGACGTCACCAATATCTGCTTTACaggctgagacaggagaaatacaacTGCACATCAGGAGAATCAAATTAATGTTGACATTGTAAATTTACTTTGTTTTGACTTGTAAATTTACAAGGACATAGCATAACACATCCCACAAAATCCATCTTACGCTCAGAACACA
It includes:
- the LOC135760509 gene encoding uncharacterized protein, yielding MMDVMCCKSVGTDLSMLDIDDFITEISQLKKEVALLETKLRLRGDEGLKREDSELSLTLLCYTESKPTDAQDTTVCDSNQGLQDEESTDQTSTESLDSVWNAGEQQQILQTKLKMCSVKLIDCTNLTMEIKTKPTPDEYEDNHNVHEFILSDVKSVKTSCIANEETLSSQRHSERKHTEQKLCTRSEISFTTLQEKKLQSEEDTEKKKQFHCEQCGKVCGSSSNLKVHMRTHSDVKSFHCTECGKYFTTKRSLDVHKRIHTGEKPYECPHCEKRFSENTCLKSHVRIHTNERPYKCSQCDKAFRDSGCLKSHKKTHSDKLYQCSHCDKRFSLKSYLTVHERIHTGEKPYYCSICEKSFTALSAIIVHQRIHTGEKPHHCNLCGKSFTRYDNFVKHTRIHTGENPFKCSQCEMMFTELGHLITHERDHIGEKPFFCSICRKSFPDPSHVKVHQRVPTGEKLHHCSVCGKSFSRHDSLVNHQRTHTGEKPYKCSYCEQTFALSQTLKVHERIHTGEKPYVCSICGKSFSSPSNFRLHKRVHTCEKPHHCSVCGESFSQPQNVIKHQRIHTGEKPYKCSHCEKTFARSDGLKTHQRVHTGEKPYQCSICGQKFAYSGHFHAHQRKHTEKQPS